A DNA window from bacterium contains the following coding sequences:
- a CDS encoding DUF4424 family protein, translating to MKQFLKVLLIGLGFCDSLFADDGLLFESGHNVYPINSKTIAMQAETVNIKVAPPSDSTKIYGWAKKKILVDCIFTFVNTGEAVKNALLGFPGVDETQHSFYDSNLNNFNVWVDNKPVPVNIKEETKRGENEMTGEKDVEFPIRKWYTWKVDFAKGETKTIRNTYWVYLSTLSAGMFHIISYVLETGAGWKGPIGKADITIDLNKCYEKGDIFSIVPEDYTLTKDGKIKWELKNFEPDEDIQVTIQPGVQSDAPSFRNEHAEKYISADLVTIGTVLSCTTKVIQDESLSIPGSDTADISHYITVMDIYKIQVDSVLKGAFTDSIIVIQSPPYRNILQSKFTGRDARGKPVFTTKTVKDFLNIDRINGPWHVTSRTKLIALLQKKDTVCMSTLFRRYDKDIIDFYKGLDKKK from the coding sequence ATGAAACAATTTCTAAAAGTTCTATTGATTGGTTTAGGGTTTTGTGACTCGTTATTTGCAGATGATGGACTGCTTTTTGAATCAGGACACAACGTATATCCTATAAATAGCAAAACTATTGCTATGCAAGCGGAAACCGTAAACATAAAAGTAGCCCCCCCCTCAGATTCAACAAAAATATATGGTTGGGCTAAGAAAAAGATTCTCGTTGATTGTATCTTTACATTCGTAAATACAGGGGAAGCAGTCAAAAATGCTTTATTAGGATTCCCGGGAGTTGATGAAACTCAGCATTCCTTTTACGATTCTAATCTTAACAATTTCAATGTTTGGGTTGATAATAAACCCGTTCCGGTTAATATAAAAGAAGAAACAAAAAGAGGCGAAAATGAAATGACCGGGGAAAAAGACGTAGAGTTCCCGATAAGAAAATGGTACACGTGGAAAGTAGATTTCGCAAAAGGCGAAACAAAAACAATAAGAAATACATACTGGGTTTACCTTTCAACGCTAAGTGCCGGTATGTTTCATATTATAAGTTATGTATTAGAAACAGGCGCAGGTTGGAAAGGCCCAATAGGAAAAGCAGATATAACAATTGATTTAAATAAGTGTTACGAAAAAGGTGATATCTTTTCGATTGTTCCTGAAGATTATACGCTAACCAAAGATGGCAAAATTAAATGGGAACTAAAAAATTTCGAACCTGACGAAGATATACAAGTAACCATTCAACCGGGTGTTCAATCGGACGCCCCAAGTTTTCGAAACGAGCATGCCGAGAAATACATTAGCGCTGATTTGGTAACTATAGGAACCGTTCTCTCTTGCACAACGAAAGTCATTCAAGATGAGTCTTTATCTATTCCCGGAAGTGATACCGCAGATATTAGCCATTATATTACTGTTATGGATATTTATAAGATACAAGTTGATAGTGTGCTTAAAGGAGCTTTCACCGACTCTATAATTGTTATTCAAAGTCCCCCCTATAGAAACATTCTGCAATCTAAATTCACGGGACGTGATGCAAGAGGAAAACCTGTTTTTACGACTAAAACCGTCAAAGACTTTCTTAATATTGACAGAATAAATGGTCCGTGGCATGTCACAAGTAGGACAAAGCTTATTGCATTGCTCCAGAAAAAAGATACTGTTTGCATGTCTACACTTTTCAGAAGATATGACAAAGATATTATAGATTTCTATAAAGGATTAGATAAGAAAAAATAA
- a CDS encoding T9SS type A sorting domain-containing protein: MKKLKVIIFVIFVAATLNAKYPGWNVYNTDDSGIHAIAGEGNKLWIGTRSGLVCMDTTTGGMEFYNYVNSDLPGNSVSSIAVEGNTKWIGTYGGLAKFDGTNWTVYNTSNSGLPNNYVTSIAIEGTTKWVGTYSGGLVKFDGTNWTVYDTSNSGLPDNKVLAIAIDGATKWIGTYNESTGDGGLAKYDGTNWTVYNTSNSGLPDNLVSSIAIEGSNIWICIDSHYSSTGGLAKFDGTNWTVYNKSNSGLPDNYVTSITIEGTIKWVGTSYAGLAKFDGTNWTVYNTSNSGLPDNAACSITIEGGTKWIGTGWGGLAKFDGTNWTVYRVCNSGLPGYEISSIAIEGSAKWIGTSRCGLAKFDNTNWTVYNTTTSGLPTNYINSIAIEGTGAKWFGTYNGGLAKFDNTNWTVYDTSNSGLPNNIVLSIAIEGTTKWIGTYGGLAKFDGTNWTVYNMSNSGLPNNSVASIALEGNTIWIGTGGGGLAKYDGTNWTVYNTSNSGLPNNWIWSIAIEGSTKWIGTGWGGLAKFDGINWTVFNMSNSGIPYNYVTSIAIEGSTKWIGTGGSGVAKYDDINWTVYNKSNSGVPDDSVTSIAIEGGTKWIGTWCGLASYKEVGIEENANLKIQNAKLEVGQNPFIKSTVIKYFIPVRTRVILSVYDISGSCAKTLIDGEKEAGSYSVNLNAKELKTGIYFATLAAGKYKATQKLVFMK; encoded by the coding sequence ATGAAAAAACTAAAAGTAATAATATTTGTTATATTTGTCGCAGCAACACTAAATGCAAAATACCCGGGCTGGAATGTGTACAATACAGACGATTCAGGTATTCATGCTATTGCCGGTGAAGGAAATAAACTATGGATTGGAACGAGGAGTGGATTGGTCTGTATGGATACGACTACAGGTGGTATGGAATTTTATAATTACGTAAATTCAGACTTGCCGGGGAATAGTGTTTCTTCAATAGCAGTAGAAGGAAACACTAAATGGATTGGGACTTACGGTGGCTTAGCGAAGTTTGACGGCACTAATTGGACTGTGTATAATACGAGTAATTCTGGTTTGCCGAATAATTATGTTACTTCAATAGCAATAGAAGGCACCACTAAATGGGTCGGTACATATAGTGGTGGCTTAGTAAAGTTTGACGGAACTAACTGGACTGTGTATGATACGAGTAATTCAGGCTTGCCGGATAACAAGGTTCTTGCAATAGCAATAGACGGCGCCACTAAATGGATCGGTACATACAATGAGTCCACAGGTGATGGTGGCTTAGCAAAATACGACGGCACTAATTGGACTGTTTATAATACAAGTAATTCAGGTTTGCCGGACAATCTTGTTTCTTCAATAGCAATAGAAGGAAGTAACATCTGGATTTGCATTGATTCTCATTATTCTTCTACTGGTGGACTTGCAAAGTTTGATGGCACTAACTGGACTGTGTATAACAAGAGTAATTCAGGTTTGCCGGATAATTATGTTACTTCAATAACAATAGAAGGAACAATAAAGTGGGTTGGAACAAGTTATGCAGGATTGGCAAAATTTGACGGGACTAATTGGACCGTTTATAATACAAGCAATTCGGGTTTGCCGGATAATGCTGCTTGTTCCATAACAATAGAAGGTGGTACAAAATGGATTGGGACTGGTTGGGGTGGTTTAGCAAAGTTTGACGGAACTAACTGGACTGTTTATAGAGTGTGCAATTCAGGCTTGCCGGGTTATGAAATTTCTTCAATAGCAATAGAAGGTAGCGCAAAATGGATCGGTACTAGTCGGTGTGGTTTAGCAAAATTTGATAACACTAATTGGACTGTGTATAATACGACTACTTCCGGTTTGCCAACCAATTATATTAATTCAATAGCAATAGAAGGAACTGGTGCAAAATGGTTTGGCACTTATAATGGTGGTTTAGCAAAGTTTGATAATACTAACTGGACTGTGTATGATACAAGTAATTCCGGCTTGCCGAATAATATTGTCCTCTCAATAGCAATAGAAGGCACCACAAAATGGATCGGTACTTATGGAGGCTTAGCAAAGTTTGACGGCACTAACTGGACTGTGTATAATATGAGTAACTCCGGCTTGCCGAATAATTCTGTTGCTTCAATAGCATTAGAAGGAAACACTATATGGATTGGTACTGGTGGTGGTGGCTTAGCGAAGTACGATGGGACTAACTGGACTGTGTATAATACGAGTAATTCAGGCTTGCCGAATAACTGGATTTGGTCAATAGCAATAGAAGGTTCAACAAAATGGATAGGTACCGGTTGGGGTGGTTTAGCAAAATTTGACGGGATAAATTGGACTGTGTTTAATATGAGTAACTCTGGCATACCGTATAATTATGTTACTTCAATAGCAATAGAAGGTAGCACTAAATGGATTGGGACTGGTGGTAGTGGCGTAGCAAAATACGACGATATTAACTGGACTGTGTATAATAAGAGTAACTCTGGCGTACCGGATGATTCTGTTACTTCAATAGCAATAGAAGGTGGTACAAAATGGATTGGGACTTGGTGTGGTTTAGCGAGTTATAAGGAAGTAGGGATAGAAGAAAATGCAAATCTCAAAATTCAAAATGCAAAATTGGAAGTAGGACAAAATCCATTCATTAAATCAACGGTTATTAAGTATTTCATACCCGTTAGAACTCGAGTGATATTAAGTGTTTACGATATTTCTGGGAGTTGTGCGAAGACTTTAATTGACGGGGAAAAAGAAGCGGGGAGTTATAGCGTTAACCTGAATGCAAAAGAACTGAAAACAGGTATTTACTTTGCTACTCTCGCTGCCGGTAAATATAAGGCAACCCAAAAACTTGTGTTTATGAAATAG
- a CDS encoding T9SS type A sorting domain-containing protein → MKNLKYGIMFLFVFAAFPCLGLDDWDIERQLTNNSIPDVAPDVFFDISGYSGNPIVWISGDSVISASYADTAYVSAIKINPGNTTNNANPSIDDGGIVWQAQDSAGFCIYRWGKKIVSSADSLGCPHISYSQDIIVWEGRDGNDWEIYFTSNDGDSITKITDDNYDDRYPSMVTRSWYDTGSVRHDSAWVVWEKFDGNDYEIMCRVFNGKTWGSVTAITNNSTNDRFPCVTKGVLEHRDETVWQQWDGNDWEIAMSRDDSGIWSPETLLTDNNVNDEKPTIRSGWVSNENHTKSVTDIIVWQRFDGNDYEILSLTRSPGNGWDPEIQLSEEDTLDDINPRVGVSIIVGKKSWYVPGICVVWEGEGENSQEIYYRIGHHHFYGIEEPSIPNSAFQNPKLEISQNPFIKSTIIKYQIPVRTRVILSVYDISGSCVKTVINEEKPAGTYTTTLNAKELKAGIYFVRLTAGNTKLTKKLILMK, encoded by the coding sequence ATGAAAAATTTAAAGTATGGAATTATGTTTTTGTTCGTTTTTGCGGCGTTTCCTTGCCTTGGTCTTGATGACTGGGACATAGAAAGACAGTTGACCAACAACTCAATCCCGGACGTAGCGCCTGATGTATTTTTTGATATCTCCGGGTATTCAGGGAATCCCATAGTATGGATTTCGGGAGATTCCGTGATTTCCGCATCATATGCCGATACAGCTTATGTAAGCGCAATAAAAATTAACCCCGGCAATACAACAAATAACGCCAACCCGTCGATAGATGACGGTGGAATAGTATGGCAGGCACAGGACAGCGCCGGATTTTGCATTTACCGGTGGGGGAAAAAAATCGTTTCTTCCGCTGATTCTTTAGGATGTCCCCACATTTCATACAGTCAAGATATAATCGTTTGGGAAGGACGTGACGGCAATGATTGGGAAATATATTTTACTTCAAACGACGGAGATTCAATAACTAAAATTACTGACGACAATTATGATGACAGGTACCCTTCTATGGTAACGAGAAGCTGGTATGATACCGGTTCCGTAAGGCATGACAGCGCCTGGGTAGTATGGGAAAAGTTTGACGGCAATGATTATGAAATAATGTGCAGAGTGTTTAACGGGAAAACGTGGGGTTCCGTTACGGCAATTACAAACAATTCAACCAATGACAGGTTCCCCTGTGTCACAAAAGGAGTTTTGGAACATAGAGATGAGACAGTATGGCAGCAATGGGATGGGAATGATTGGGAAATAGCTATGAGTAGAGATGATTCGGGAATATGGAGTCCGGAAACACTGTTAACGGATAATAACGTTAACGATGAAAAACCCACGATAAGAAGCGGATGGGTGAGCAATGAAAATCATACTAAAAGCGTAACGGACATTATCGTATGGCAAAGATTTGACGGAAACGATTATGAAATTCTTTCCCTGACAAGGTCTCCGGGAAACGGATGGGATCCTGAAATACAGTTAAGCGAGGAAGATACTCTGGATGACATAAACCCACGTGTAGGCGTAAGCATAATCGTTGGTAAAAAATCGTGGTACGTTCCCGGAATATGTGTAGTATGGGAAGGAGAGGGCGAAAACAGCCAGGAAATATATTACAGAATCGGGCATCACCATTTTTATGGCATAGAAGAACCCTCCATTCCGAATTCCGCATTCCAAAATCCCAAATTAGAAATCTCCCAAAACCCATTTATTAAATCAACAATTATCAAGTATCAAATACCCGTTAGAACTCGAGTGATATTAAGTGTTTACGACATTTCAGGTAGTTGTGTGAAAACAGTAATTAACGAAGAAAAACCCGCCGGCACTTATACTACAACCCTAAATGCAAAAGAACTAAAAGCAGGGATATATTTTGTGAGACTAACGGCAGGTAACACGAAATTAACAAAAAAACTTATCTTAATGAAATAA
- a CDS encoding T9SS type A sorting domain-containing protein, whose protein sequence is MKKLNILLIFAVTLLSQPVWAKLSVVDSILFGPPAGNGMNPSEVAVNPTTNKIYVANHGNNSVSVIDGTNDSIVAVIAVGPGGTRDICVNPTTNKIYVTNYASNNVSVINGANNIVVANVHVGSLPEGICVNPVTNKIYVANSSSDNISVIDGANNSVIGIVPVGSVPFRICVNPTTNKIYVGNAGSNSKNVSVIDGINDSIVDTVSVGNWPYDISVNPITNKIYVTNYEDDSVSVIDGTNNSVIATIAVGSAPRGICVNSTINKIYVVNASNNVSVIDGINNSVITAVSVGGKGTRSICVNPTVNKLYVTNYESNSISVIDGINNSVVTIINVGTSYPKGICVNPTTNKIYVANYERDNVSVIDGTKDSVVRIVPVGSYPKAICVNPITNKIYVTNEKNNNVSVIDGINDSVVTTVAVGASPEGICVNPVTNKIYVTNYYINNISVIDGINDTVIATIPAGVYLQGICVNPTTNRIYAANTASNNVSVIDGITNSMTTIVSVGLYPYGICVNPTTNKIYVANADSNNVSVIDGGNDSVVTTVAVGAHPWRICVNPNINKIYVANLNSSNVSVIDGTNDLATQTILVGNGSRDIAVNPQDSLVYVSCWYAGGVWVLKDDGLAIEEPSNTNPPSTTLRISQNPFSKSTVIKYQIPATSKVSLAIYDISGSCVKTLVNGEKAAGSYTTTLNAKELKTGIYFVRLTTSNYKETRKLILMK, encoded by the coding sequence GTAATAATAGTGTTTCAGTAATTGATGGGACAAATGATTCCATTGTTGCTGTAATCGCTGTTGGTCCTGGCGGGACTAGAGATATATGTGTAAATCCGACAACAAATAAAATCTATGTTACGAATTATGCCAGCAATAATGTTTCAGTAATTAATGGAGCGAATAATATAGTAGTTGCTAACGTACATGTTGGGTCTCTTCCCGAAGGTATATGTGTAAATCCAGTAACAAATAAAATCTATGTAGCAAATAGCAGTAGTGATAATATTTCCGTAATTGATGGAGCAAATAATTCGGTAATTGGTATAGTGCCAGTAGGGTCTGTTCCCTTTCGCATATGTGTAAATCCGACAACAAATAAAATCTATGTAGGAAATGCCGGGAGTAATAGTAAGAATGTTTCAGTAATTGATGGCATAAATGATTCAATAGTGGATACAGTAAGCGTTGGAAATTGGCCTTATGACATAAGTGTAAATCCAATAACAAATAAAATTTATGTGACAAATTATGAGGACGATAGTGTTTCAGTAATTGATGGAACAAATAATTCAGTGATCGCTACAATAGCCGTCGGGTCTGCTCCCCGAGGTATATGTGTAAATTCAACAATAAATAAGATTTATGTAGTAAATGCTAGTAATAATGTTTCAGTAATTGATGGTATAAATAATTCTGTCATTACTGCCGTGTCCGTTGGAGGAAAGGGAACTCGATCTATATGCGTAAATCCTACTGTAAATAAACTCTATGTAACAAACTATGAGAGCAATAGCATTTCAGTAATTGATGGCATAAATAATTCAGTGGTAACTATAATAAACGTTGGAACTTCTTATCCTAAGGGTATATGCGTAAATCCAACAACAAATAAAATATATGTGGCAAATTATGAGAGAGATAATGTCTCAGTAATTGATGGGACAAAAGATTCAGTGGTTAGGATAGTACCCGTCGGGTCTTACCCTAAAGCTATATGCGTAAATCCAATAACAAATAAAATTTATGTGACAAATGAAAAAAACAACAATGTCTCTGTAATTGATGGAATTAATGATTCAGTGGTCACTACAGTAGCTGTGGGAGCTTCTCCCGAGGGTATATGCGTAAATCCAGTGACAAATAAAATCTATGTAACAAACTATTATATTAATAATATTTCAGTAATTGATGGAATAAACGATACCGTTATTGCTACGATACCAGCCGGTGTTTATCTTCAAGGAATATGCGTAAACCCAACAACAAATAGAATCTATGCGGCAAATACGGCTAGTAACAATGTTTCGGTAATTGATGGGATAACTAATTCAATGACTACTATCGTATCTGTTGGACTGTATCCTTATGGTATATGTGTAAATCCTACAACAAATAAAATTTATGTAGCAAATGCGGATAGCAATAATGTTTCAGTAATTGATGGGGGCAATGATTCAGTAGTTACTACAGTAGCTGTTGGGGCTCATCCATGGAGAATATGTGTAAACCCCAACATAAATAAAATCTACGTGGCAAATTTGAATAGTAGTAATGTTTCGGTAATTGATGGGACAAATGATTTAGCAACACAAACAATTTTGGTAGGAAACGGGTCAAGAGATATTGCAGTCAATCCGCAAGATAGTTTGGTATATGTAAGTTGTTGGTATGCAGGTGGGGTGTGGGTACTTAAGGATGATGGGTTAGCCATCGAAGAACCCTCAAACACCAATCCCCCTTCGACTACACTCAGGATAAGTCAAAACCCATTTTCTAAGTCAACAGTTATCAAGTATCAAATACCTGCCACAAGTAAAGTTTCGTTAGCCATTTACGATATTTCGGGTAGTTGTGTTAAAACTTTAGTTAACGGGGAGAAAGCGGCGGGGAGTTATACCACAACCCTGAACGCAAAAGAATTAAAAACAGGAATATATTTTGTGAGACTTACTACAAGCAATTATAAGGAGACGAGGAAATTGATTTTGATGAAATAG